A single region of the Agromyces sp. Leaf222 genome encodes:
- a CDS encoding ABC transporter ATP-binding protein has product MGTAELTTAAAGTAASAPLLAVDVRAVTKRFGSVHAVDGVDLQIEPGEIVAFLGPNGAGKTSTIDLILGLSSPDAGTVEVFGRSARTAVAQGFVSAVLQTGGLLKDLTVRETVALTGSLFADRRPVDEVLERAGILEIADRMVGLCSGGQQQRLRFAMALLSDPGLLILDEPTTGMDVTGRRDFWNAIREDAARGRTVLFATHYLDEADAYADRIVLMRQGRIVADGTAAEIKNLASGRTVHATIPGADAVALAALPGVDSVEAQGERFALVTRDSDVVARHLLTATAARDLEITGQNLESAFIALTSEGKY; this is encoded by the coding sequence ATGGGAACAGCAGAACTCACCACCGCAGCCGCCGGCACCGCGGCATCCGCACCGCTGCTCGCGGTCGACGTGCGCGCCGTCACCAAGCGCTTCGGCTCCGTCCACGCCGTCGACGGCGTCGACCTCCAGATCGAGCCGGGCGAGATCGTGGCCTTCCTCGGGCCGAACGGGGCGGGCAAGACCTCGACGATCGACCTCATCCTCGGACTCTCCTCACCCGACGCCGGCACCGTCGAGGTCTTCGGCCGGAGCGCGCGCACGGCGGTCGCCCAGGGTTTCGTCTCGGCCGTGCTGCAGACGGGCGGACTGCTCAAGGACCTGACGGTCCGCGAGACCGTGGCGCTCACCGGCAGTCTGTTCGCCGACCGCCGTCCGGTCGATGAGGTGCTCGAGCGCGCCGGCATCCTCGAGATCGCCGACCGCATGGTCGGCCTCTGCTCGGGCGGCCAGCAGCAGCGCCTGCGGTTCGCGATGGCACTGCTCAGCGACCCCGGCCTGCTCATCCTCGACGAGCCCACGACGGGCATGGACGTCACGGGGCGCCGCGACTTCTGGAACGCGATCCGCGAGGATGCCGCACGCGGCCGCACCGTGCTGTTCGCGACCCACTACCTCGACGAGGCCGACGCCTACGCCGATCGCATCGTGCTGATGCGCCAGGGGCGGATCGTCGCCGACGGCACTGCCGCCGAGATCAAGAACCTCGCCTCGGGGCGCACGGTGCACGCGACCATTCCCGGAGCCGATGCCGTCGCCCTCGCCGCACTGCCGGGGGTCGATTCGGTCGAGGCCCAGGGCGAGCGGTTCGCGCTCGTCACCCGGGACTCCGACGTCGTCGCCAGGCACCTGCTCACCGCGACCGCCGCCCGCGACCTGGAGATCACCGGGCAGAACCTCGAGAGCGCCTTCATCGCCCTCACCTCCGAAGGGAAGTACTGA
- a CDS encoding glycosyltransferase: MKVALLAESFLPHMNGVTHSLLQVLRHLERRGHDALVIAPRSGPVEGSPLASPDGSRDDAPGARLHGARTVLLPSMPLPTYPDVRVTLAGAHRLATLLREHDADVVHLASPFVLGWRGILAAEALGMPTVAVYQTDIPSYAERYGVPGAAPALARHMAKLHQRATITLAPSGSAVDRLTSLDVDPHRIALWRRGVDTDRFSPSRRTQAWRRDVAGVTGDEVVVGYVGRLAPEKQVEDLRAIADLPRTRLVIVGDGPSRAMLERMLPTAVFTGFLGGDALAEAMACFDVFVHPGESETFCQTIQEALASGVPVVATGRGGPLDLVENSVDGWLYRPGDLAGFRDRVRDLVGDDAKRRAFAVRAREAVHGRGWDVLGDELLGHYERVAAGAGRTPAPAAGAAIRHRAPAATRDPAPVSTRERGPAASAPPVPPRWLRYVAVGDSLSEGLCDTSRMAAGEFRGWADRLAMLLALASPAGDRVSYANLAVRSRKVDDVVESQLPQATALGADLVSVLIGANDLVGARPAVHALADRLAASVAAVRGTGVDVLLVTPFMPQRPASRLYEARFAAFADRVVGIGHDTGAIVLDVAALPTLTVRGMWAEDRVHLNSAGHRALAYEAARRLGVPDAAALGALEQAAHGRGVDADPFAGDRHVGDAAWLVRHAAPWVARRLRGRTAGDGRDAKRPELRPVLEAAHATSAVHG, translated from the coding sequence GTGAAGGTCGCACTCCTCGCAGAATCGTTCCTCCCGCACATGAACGGCGTGACGCATTCCCTGCTCCAGGTGCTCCGCCACCTCGAGCGGCGCGGACACGACGCCCTCGTGATCGCCCCGCGGTCCGGACCCGTCGAGGGCTCGCCACTCGCCTCGCCCGACGGCTCGCGCGACGACGCGCCGGGCGCCCGGCTGCACGGCGCCCGCACCGTGCTGCTGCCCTCGATGCCGCTGCCCACCTATCCCGATGTGCGCGTGACCCTCGCGGGAGCGCACCGGCTCGCGACGCTCCTGCGCGAGCACGACGCCGACGTCGTGCACCTCGCGTCGCCCTTCGTGCTCGGCTGGCGCGGCATCCTCGCGGCCGAGGCGCTCGGCATGCCGACCGTCGCCGTCTACCAGACCGACATCCCGTCGTACGCCGAGCGCTACGGCGTGCCCGGCGCGGCGCCCGCCCTCGCACGGCACATGGCGAAGCTGCACCAACGGGCCACGATCACGCTCGCGCCCTCGGGCTCGGCCGTCGACCGGCTCACGAGCCTCGACGTCGACCCCCACCGCATCGCGCTCTGGCGGCGCGGCGTCGACACCGATCGGTTCTCGCCGTCACGGCGCACCCAGGCGTGGCGGCGAGACGTCGCGGGCGTCACCGGCGACGAGGTCGTCGTCGGCTACGTCGGCCGGCTCGCCCCCGAGAAGCAGGTCGAGGACCTGCGGGCCATCGCCGACCTGCCCCGCACCAGGCTCGTCATCGTCGGCGACGGGCCGTCGAGGGCCATGCTCGAACGGATGCTGCCGACGGCCGTGTTCACCGGCTTCCTCGGCGGCGACGCGCTCGCCGAGGCCATGGCGTGCTTCGACGTGTTCGTGCATCCCGGCGAGAGCGAGACGTTCTGCCAGACGATCCAGGAGGCGCTCGCGAGCGGGGTTCCCGTCGTCGCGACGGGTCGGGGCGGCCCGCTCGACCTCGTCGAGAACAGCGTCGACGGATGGCTCTACCGCCCAGGCGACCTGGCGGGGTTCCGCGACCGGGTGCGCGACCTCGTCGGCGACGACGCCAAGCGGCGCGCATTCGCCGTGCGCGCCCGCGAAGCCGTGCACGGTCGCGGATGGGACGTGCTCGGCGACGAGCTCCTCGGCCACTACGAGCGGGTCGCGGCCGGGGCCGGGCGGACGCCCGCGCCGGCGGCGGGGGCCGCGATCCGGCACCGGGCGCCCGCCGCGACCAGGGATCCGGCGCCCGTCTCGACGCGCGAACGCGGGCCCGCGGCATCCGCCCCGCCCGTGCCGCCGCGCTGGCTGCGCTACGTCGCCGTCGGCGACTCGCTGAGCGAGGGCCTCTGCGACACCTCGCGCATGGCCGCGGGGGAGTTCCGCGGCTGGGCCGACCGGCTCGCGATGCTGCTCGCCCTCGCGAGCCCCGCCGGCGACCGCGTCTCGTACGCGAACCTCGCCGTGCGCAGCCGCAAGGTCGACGACGTCGTCGAGTCGCAGCTGCCGCAGGCGACCGCCCTCGGAGCCGACCTCGTGAGCGTGCTCATCGGCGCCAACGACCTCGTCGGCGCCCGGCCCGCCGTGCACGCGCTCGCCGATCGTCTCGCGGCCTCGGTCGCGGCCGTGCGCGGCACCGGCGTCGACGTGCTGCTCGTGACGCCGTTCATGCCGCAACGCCCTGCCTCGCGGCTCTACGAGGCGCGCTTCGCGGCCTTCGCCGACCGCGTCGTCGGCATCGGCCACGACACCGGTGCGATCGTGCTCGACGTCGCCGCGCTGCCGACGCTCACCGTCAGGGGCATGTGGGCCGAGGACCGCGTGCACCTGAACTCCGCGGGGCATCGCGCGCTCGCCTACGAGGCCGCCAGGCGCCTCGGGGTTCCGGATGCCGCGGCGCTCGGTGCCCTCGAGCAGGCCGCGCACGGCCGAGGCGTCGATGCCGACCCGTTCGCCGGCGACCGCCACGTCGGCGACGCCGCATGGCTCGTACGGCACGCGGCGCCATGGGTCGCACGGCGCCTGCGCGGACGCACGGCCGGCGACGGACGCGACGCGAAGCGCCCCGAACTGCGGCCCGTGCTCGAGGCCGCCCACGCGACATCCGCTGTTCACGGGTGA
- a CDS encoding ABC transporter permease, whose translation MSTTAPARTDRVSLERRVPPFGGFNLTFLGIELKRKLRNRRTLAFTVVFPVAMYLLIGYPNRDQPLTDLPIADGGLSVAAYIMVSMAVYGAIISATAAGSAVSIERAQGWSRQLRLTPLHPIAGVATKVIAGMMLGLLAVVATYIAGAATGIRMSPEQWIASGLTAWLLGSAVFTALGLLVGYLVPGENTAQVTNLVVVFLSFIGGLFYPVDSMAPVLQDIAAFTPVYGIGQIARAPLTGQGVDLLWFLNAIAWLAIFVLGTAWAFRRDTKRV comes from the coding sequence ATGAGCACGACCGCACCCGCACGCACCGACCGCGTGAGCCTCGAGCGCCGGGTCCCGCCGTTCGGTGGCTTCAACCTGACGTTCCTCGGCATCGAGCTCAAGCGAAAGCTGCGCAACCGCCGCACGCTCGCCTTCACCGTCGTCTTCCCGGTCGCGATGTACCTGCTGATCGGCTACCCGAATCGCGACCAGCCGCTCACCGACCTGCCGATCGCCGACGGCGGCCTCTCGGTCGCCGCGTACATCATGGTCTCGATGGCCGTGTACGGCGCGATCATCTCGGCCACCGCGGCCGGCAGCGCCGTCTCCATCGAGCGCGCGCAGGGGTGGAGCCGCCAGCTGCGCCTCACCCCGCTGCATCCGATCGCCGGGGTGGCGACGAAGGTGATCGCGGGCATGATGCTCGGCCTGCTCGCGGTCGTGGCGACCTACATCGCGGGGGCCGCCACCGGCATCCGGATGTCTCCGGAGCAGTGGATCGCCTCTGGTCTGACCGCCTGGCTGCTTGGCTCGGCCGTCTTCACCGCGCTGGGCCTGCTCGTCGGCTACCTCGTGCCAGGCGAGAACACGGCTCAGGTCACGAACCTCGTCGTCGTGTTCCTGAGCTTCATCGGCGGACTCTTCTACCCGGTCGACTCCATGGCGCCCGTGCTGCAGGACATCGCCGCTTTCACCCCGGTCTACGGCATCGGGCAGATCGCGCGGGCGCCGCTCACGGGCCAGGGCGTCGACCTGCTGTGGTTCCTGAATGCGATCGCGTGGCTCGCGATCTTCGTGCTCGGCACCGCCTGGGCGTTCCGTCGCGACACGAAGCGCGTCTGA
- a CDS encoding transcriptional regulator — protein sequence MSTDQPRDLSAQPSSTRHPGIDHVLPSSSLKSLAHPLRVRIYDELSSYGPMTASGLGERLGESSGSTSYHLRQLERAGLVREDTTRGKGRERWWERTPGSIAIPDARSLPAGSAERLAVKLVEDEWFRSRETNFREFVLEGDQVFGDEWLDIATSDTINLRLTPEQLGALVADLDVVLMRYIDAHKRTPSPGSRPVQIHINAFPLMRGEPTAPTGSPDTTTNADDITTDPTDTTKEL from the coding sequence ATGTCCACCGACCAGCCCCGCGACCTCTCGGCCCAGCCCAGCAGCACGCGGCACCCGGGCATCGACCACGTCCTGCCCTCTTCGAGCCTCAAGTCGCTCGCCCATCCGCTGCGGGTGCGCATCTACGACGAGCTCTCGTCGTACGGCCCGATGACCGCGAGCGGGCTCGGCGAACGCCTCGGCGAGTCGAGCGGCTCCACGAGCTACCACCTGCGCCAGCTCGAACGCGCCGGCCTCGTGCGCGAGGACACCACGCGCGGCAAGGGCCGCGAGCGCTGGTGGGAGCGCACGCCGGGCTCGATCGCGATCCCCGATGCCAGGTCGCTGCCCGCCGGCAGCGCCGAGCGCCTCGCCGTCAAGCTCGTCGAAGACGAGTGGTTCCGCTCGCGCGAGACGAACTTCCGCGAGTTCGTGCTCGAGGGCGACCAGGTCTTCGGCGACGAGTGGCTCGACATCGCGACGAGCGACACCATCAACCTGCGCCTCACGCCCGAGCAACTCGGCGCACTCGTCGCCGACCTCGACGTCGTGCTGATGCGCTACATCGACGCCCACAAGCGCACGCCCTCCCCCGGCTCGCGACCGGTGCAGATCCACATCAACGCGTTCCCGCTCATGCGCGGGGAGCCGACGGCGCCGACCGGCAGCCCCGACACCACGACGAACGCCGACGACATCACGACCGACCCCACCGACACCACGAAGGAGCTCTGA
- a CDS encoding TetR/AcrR family transcriptional regulator — MRITEAPASDLTTRARLRDAAIECFAAEGFGASVRTIATRAGVSAGLIRHHFGSKDALRAECDEAVLAMHHEAKVEGLTSPTSALAQYAEADEYGAMLVYILRSVQDGSPAGAAFIERMIADALAYSENAVEAGILRPSRDPEGRARLLVTNSIGGLIVQLSLHPEISLADFKSVLHETFEATALPSIELYTHGVFADSTYLDQYLRYIGDPPG; from the coding sequence ATGCGTATCACCGAGGCTCCCGCGAGCGATCTCACGACCCGCGCGCGCCTTCGCGACGCCGCGATCGAGTGCTTCGCCGCCGAGGGGTTCGGCGCGTCGGTGCGCACGATCGCGACCAGGGCGGGCGTGAGCGCCGGACTCATCCGACACCACTTCGGCTCCAAGGACGCGCTGCGCGCCGAATGCGACGAGGCCGTGCTCGCGATGCACCACGAGGCGAAGGTCGAGGGCCTGACCTCGCCCACGAGCGCGTTGGCGCAGTATGCCGAGGCCGACGAGTACGGCGCCATGCTCGTGTACATCCTCCGCAGCGTGCAGGACGGCAGTCCGGCGGGAGCCGCCTTCATCGAACGCATGATCGCCGACGCGCTCGCCTACTCCGAGAACGCGGTCGAGGCCGGCATCCTGCGACCGAGTCGCGACCCCGAGGGCCGTGCGCGACTGCTCGTGACGAACTCGATCGGCGGGCTCATCGTGCAACTGTCGCTGCATCCCGAGATCTCCCTCGCCGACTTCAAGAGCGTGCTGCACGAGACGTTCGAGGCGACCGCGCTGCCCTCGATCGAGCTCTACACCCACGGCGTCTTCGCCGACAGCACCTACCTCGACCAGTACCTGCGCTACATCGGCGACCCGCCCGGCTGA
- a CDS encoding SGNH/GDSL hydrolase family protein, whose product MMKNAHFKRGLPSRLGALALISAALIAGIAAAPAAAQPTTAASGAASAVATGWSPPARGYVALGDSFTAGQGAPPYRSDDCKQSRFTGYPTIAAVFSLYRLTENKACSGATVADTAAQLAGVSPQTKLVTLTVGGIDAGSNEVLAGCALNPDPAVDPCKTALETSAAKLAVLGPQLVGLYATIAATLPNAKVVVLNYPRLFAPGVAPLGDLVNTASDGLNAVIAGAVAATGNPRVTLVDVTQEFAGHGIGSRLPYIAFDPANPLATANFHPNALGNALGYARALANDRVLSR is encoded by the coding sequence ATGATGAAGAATGCTCACTTCAAAAGGGGGCTTCCGTCTCGTCTCGGTGCCCTCGCGCTGATCTCCGCCGCCCTGATCGCCGGCATCGCCGCCGCTCCGGCGGCCGCCCAGCCGACCACGGCCGCATCAGGTGCGGCCTCGGCCGTCGCGACCGGCTGGTCTCCGCCCGCGCGCGGCTACGTCGCCCTCGGCGACTCGTTCACCGCGGGCCAGGGTGCTCCGCCGTACCGCTCCGACGACTGCAAGCAGAGTCGCTTCACCGGGTATCCGACCATCGCCGCCGTCTTCAGCCTCTACCGCCTCACCGAGAACAAGGCGTGCTCGGGCGCGACCGTCGCCGACACCGCGGCGCAACTGGCGGGCGTGAGCCCGCAGACGAAGCTCGTGACCCTCACGGTGGGCGGCATCGACGCCGGCTCCAACGAGGTGCTCGCGGGCTGCGCCCTGAACCCCGATCCGGCCGTCGACCCGTGCAAGACGGCGCTCGAGACGAGTGCGGCGAAGCTGGCCGTGCTCGGTCCGCAGCTGGTCGGGCTCTACGCGACGATCGCCGCGACCCTTCCGAACGCGAAGGTCGTCGTGCTGAACTATCCGCGCCTGTTCGCCCCGGGCGTCGCGCCGCTCGGCGACCTCGTCAACACCGCGAGCGACGGGCTCAATGCCGTCATCGCGGGGGCGGTCGCGGCGACCGGCAACCCGCGCGTCACCCTCGTCGACGTGACGCAGGAGTTCGCCGGCCACGGCATCGGCTCGCGCCTGCCCTACATCGCGTTCGACCCGGCGAACCCGCTGGCCACGGCGAACTTCCATCCGAACGCCCTCGGCAACGCACTCGGGTACGCCCGCGCACTCGCGAACGACCGGGTGCTGAGCCGCTGA
- a CDS encoding polyribonucleotide nucleotidyltransferase, producing the protein MEGPEITFAEAVIDNGKFGTRTIRFETGRLAQQSQGSAVAYIDEETMLLSATSASKQPKDHFDFFPLTIDVEERMYAAGRIPGSFFRREGRPSTEAILTCRLIDRPLRPSFVEGLRNEVQVVITVLAIEPDELYDVLAINAASLSTQLSGLPFSGPVAGVRVALIDGQWVAFPKHSQLEDAVFSMVVAGRVITENDGSQDVAIMMIEAEATDNAWNLIQAGAIKPNEEVIAQGIEASKPFIKQLVEAQLQVAKIAAKPTADYPTFPPYQAEVKAVVEAFAAAELKDVYKIAGKVERQDADDALKARVKAEVAAKVEAGELPESANAEVSAAYKSVTKKVMRTRVLEEGVRIDGRGLADIRPLDAEVQVVPRVHGSAIFQRGETQILGVTTLNMLKLEQQIDSLSPVTKKRYMHNYNFPPYSTGETGRVGSPKRREIGHGALAERALVPVLPTREEFPYAIRQVSEALGSNGSTSMGSVCASTLSLLNAGVPLRAPVAGIAMGLISDTVNGETRYAALTDILGAEDALGDMDFKVAGTSEFVTAIQLDTKLDGIPASVLAGALTQAKEARTTILAVLNAAIDAPDEMAPTAPRVISVQIPVDKIGELIGPKGKTINAIQDETGADISIEEDGTVYIGAVDGPSAEAARAQVNAIANPTNPEVGEQFLGTVVKIAAFGAFVSLLPGKDGLLHISEVRKLAGGKRVENVEDVLGVGQKILVEITKIDDRGKLSLAPVVAEDADTEGRETAGIHSEVAAEGADA; encoded by the coding sequence TTGGAAGGTCCTGAAATCACGTTCGCCGAAGCCGTCATCGACAATGGCAAGTTCGGCACCCGCACGATCCGGTTCGAAACCGGCCGCCTCGCGCAGCAGTCGCAGGGCTCGGCAGTCGCCTACATCGACGAAGAGACCATGCTGCTCTCGGCGACGTCCGCCTCCAAGCAGCCGAAGGACCACTTCGACTTCTTCCCGCTCACGATCGACGTCGAAGAGCGCATGTACGCCGCGGGTCGCATCCCGGGCTCGTTCTTCCGTCGCGAGGGCCGCCCCTCGACCGAGGCGATCCTCACCTGCCGTCTGATCGACCGCCCCCTGCGCCCCTCGTTCGTCGAGGGCCTCCGCAACGAGGTCCAGGTCGTCATCACCGTGCTCGCCATCGAGCCCGACGAGCTCTACGACGTGCTCGCCATCAACGCCGCGTCGCTCTCGACGCAGCTCTCGGGCCTGCCGTTCTCGGGTCCCGTCGCCGGCGTGCGCGTCGCGCTCATCGACGGCCAGTGGGTCGCGTTCCCCAAGCACAGCCAGCTCGAGGACGCCGTCTTCAGCATGGTCGTCGCGGGTCGCGTCATCACCGAGAACGACGGTTCGCAGGACGTCGCGATCATGATGATCGAGGCCGAGGCGACCGACAACGCGTGGAACCTCATCCAGGCCGGCGCCATCAAGCCGAACGAAGAGGTCATCGCGCAGGGCATCGAGGCATCGAAGCCGTTCATCAAGCAGCTCGTCGAGGCGCAGCTGCAGGTTGCGAAGATCGCCGCGAAGCCCACCGCCGACTACCCGACCTTCCCGCCCTACCAGGCCGAGGTCAAGGCAGTCGTCGAGGCGTTCGCAGCCGCAGAGCTCAAGGACGTCTACAAGATCGCCGGCAAGGTCGAGCGTCAGGACGCCGATGACGCGCTCAAGGCGCGCGTCAAGGCCGAGGTCGCAGCCAAGGTCGAAGCGGGCGAACTGCCCGAGTCGGCCAACGCCGAGGTCTCCGCGGCCTACAAGTCGGTCACCAAGAAGGTCATGCGCACGCGCGTGCTCGAAGAGGGCGTCCGCATCGACGGCCGCGGCCTCGCCGACATCCGCCCGCTCGATGCCGAGGTGCAGGTCGTGCCCCGCGTTCACGGCTCGGCCATCTTCCAGCGCGGCGAGACCCAGATCCTGGGCGTCACCACGCTGAACATGCTGAAGCTCGAGCAGCAGATCGACTCGCTGAGCCCGGTCACCAAGAAGCGCTACATGCACAACTACAACTTCCCGCCCTACTCGACCGGTGAGACCGGTCGCGTCGGGTCGCCGAAGCGTCGCGAGATCGGGCACGGCGCACTCGCCGAGCGCGCGCTCGTGCCGGTGCTGCCCACGCGCGAGGAGTTCCCCTACGCCATCCGCCAGGTCTCCGAGGCACTCGGCTCGAACGGCTCCACCTCGATGGGTTCGGTCTGCGCCTCGACGCTGTCGCTGCTCAACGCCGGTGTGCCGCTGCGCGCCCCCGTCGCGGGCATCGCGATGGGCCTCATCTCCGACACCGTGAACGGTGAGACCCGCTACGCGGCCCTCACCGACATCCTCGGTGCCGAAGACGCCCTCGGCGACATGGACTTCAAGGTCGCCGGCACGTCGGAGTTCGTCACCGCGATCCAGCTCGACACGAAGCTCGACGGCATCCCCGCCTCGGTGCTCGCCGGCGCGCTGACGCAGGCGAAGGAGGCTCGCACGACGATCCTCGCCGTGCTGAACGCCGCGATCGACGCTCCCGACGAGATGGCCCCGACCGCGCCCCGCGTGATCTCGGTGCAGATCCCCGTCGACAAGATCGGCGAGCTGATCGGCCCGAAGGGCAAGACGATCAACGCGATCCAGGACGAGACCGGCGCCGACATCTCCATCGAGGAGGACGGCACCGTCTACATCGGCGCCGTCGACGGTCCGTCGGCCGAGGCCGCTCGCGCGCAGGTCAACGCGATCGCCAACCCGACCAACCCCGAGGTCGGCGAGCAGTTCCTCGGCACCGTCGTGAAGATCGCCGCCTTCGGCGCGTTCGTCTCGCTGCTGCCCGGCAAGGACGGCCTGCTGCACATCAGCGAGGTGCGCAAGCTCGCCGGTGGCAAGCGCGTCGAGAACGTCGAAGACGTGCTCGGCGTCGGCCAGAAGATCCTCGTCGAGATCACGAAGATCGACGACCGCGGCAAGCTCTCGCTCGCTCCGGTCGTGGCCGAAGACGCCGACACCGAGGGTCGCGAGACCGCCGGTATCCACTCCGAGGTTGCTGCAGAGGGCGCCGACGCGTAA
- a CDS encoding sensor histidine kinase, translating into MPFSGPRWPIMPPSSAGPLTTFPAVLVSRGARSWYFGAGVSLLWLIGVGDAVIAQSSSTWSAVVGVALVVVFAVAFLVAAPLGWSLTLRGRRLVALGFFALSFTLMPWLGWEVCNVWTYVGVLIAVTVLPWRETWTSILALGGLSLLLGYLTEGWHEHVLSTPAIIISISLMMAAFARTLAAMNQLRATQAQLESMAVERERGRVARDLHDILGHSLTVITVKAELAGRLVEADPARARSEIGQVEQLARGALADVRATVAGFRGVNVSTELLAARSALEAAGIEADLPRSTDAVPEPRRELAGWIVREGVTNVIRHSGASRCRVRLASDAVEVADDGFGPSAASAGSNGLAGLRERVEAAGGTMTVGRGDLGGFTLRVAL; encoded by the coding sequence ATGCCTTTCTCCGGCCCGAGGTGGCCGATCATGCCGCCGTCGTCGGCCGGCCCGCTCACGACGTTCCCGGCGGTGCTCGTCTCACGCGGGGCGCGCAGCTGGTACTTCGGCGCCGGTGTTTCGCTCCTCTGGCTCATCGGCGTCGGCGACGCGGTGATCGCGCAGTCGTCCTCGACGTGGTCCGCCGTGGTCGGTGTCGCACTCGTGGTCGTGTTCGCCGTCGCGTTCCTCGTCGCCGCGCCGCTCGGCTGGTCGCTCACGCTCCGTGGTCGCCGGCTCGTCGCGCTCGGCTTCTTCGCGCTCTCGTTCACGCTCATGCCATGGCTCGGCTGGGAGGTCTGCAACGTCTGGACCTACGTCGGCGTGCTGATCGCCGTGACCGTGCTGCCCTGGCGGGAGACCTGGACGTCGATCCTCGCGCTCGGCGGTCTCTCGCTGCTGCTCGGATACCTCACCGAGGGTTGGCACGAGCACGTGCTCTCGACCCCGGCGATCATCATCTCGATCTCGCTCATGATGGCCGCGTTCGCCCGCACCCTCGCCGCGATGAACCAGCTCCGGGCGACCCAGGCGCAGCTCGAGTCGATGGCCGTCGAGCGCGAGCGCGGACGCGTGGCGCGCGACCTGCATGACATTCTCGGTCATTCGCTCACGGTCATCACCGTCAAGGCCGAACTCGCCGGGCGGCTCGTCGAGGCGGATCCGGCGCGGGCCCGATCCGAGATCGGCCAGGTCGAGCAGCTCGCGCGCGGCGCACTCGCCGACGTGCGCGCGACGGTCGCCGGGTTCCGCGGGGTCAACGTGAGCACCGAGCTCCTCGCCGCAAGGTCCGCGCTCGAGGCCGCCGGCATCGAGGCCGACCTGCCGCGGTCGACGGATGCCGTGCCCGAACCTCGTCGCGAACTCGCCGGCTGGATCGTGCGCGAGGGCGTCACGAACGTGATCCGGCATTCGGGCGCATCCCGGTGCCGGGTGCGGTTGGCGTCCGACGCCGTCGAGGTCGCCGACGACGGGTTCGGTCCGAGCGCCGCCTCGGCGGGTTCGAACGGTCTCGCCGGCCTGCGTGAACGCGTCGAGGCTGCGGGCGGCACGATGACCGTCGGACGCGGCGACCTCGGCGGCTTCACCCTGAGGGTGGCGCTGTGA
- a CDS encoding response regulator transcription factor has protein sequence MIRLLIADDQALVRGALSALLGLEPDIEVVAEVGRGDEVVAAAQAATPDVAMLDIEMPGVDGIAAAAELRRAMPTCRVIMVTTFGRPGYLKRAMRAGASGFVVKDTPAAQLADAVRRVASGLRVVDPVLAAESLAQGDSPLTERETDVLSVARTGGSIADIARILHLSEGTVRNHLSSAIGKTEGRNRADAARIAEANGWL, from the coding sequence GTGATCCGCCTGCTCATCGCCGACGACCAAGCCCTCGTGCGCGGTGCGCTCTCGGCGCTGCTGGGGCTGGAGCCTGACATCGAGGTCGTCGCCGAGGTCGGTCGCGGCGACGAGGTGGTCGCCGCAGCGCAGGCCGCCACGCCCGACGTGGCGATGCTCGACATCGAGATGCCGGGCGTCGACGGCATCGCCGCTGCCGCCGAGCTCCGTCGGGCGATGCCGACGTGTCGCGTCATCATGGTGACGACGTTCGGACGGCCCGGGTACCTCAAGCGGGCCATGCGCGCCGGCGCCTCCGGATTCGTCGTGAAGGACACACCGGCGGCCCAGCTGGCCGACGCCGTGCGGCGCGTCGCCTCCGGCCTGCGGGTGGTCGACCCCGTGCTCGCGGCCGAGTCGCTCGCGCAGGGCGACTCGCCCCTCACCGAGCGAGAGACCGACGTGCTCTCGGTCGCGCGCACGGGCGGTTCGATCGCCGACATCGCCCGCATCCTGCACCTATCGGAGGGCACGGTGCGCAATCACCTCTCGAGCGCGATCGGCAAGACCGAGGGCCGCAACCGTGCGGATGCCGCGCGCATCGCCGAGGCCAACGGCTGGCTCTGA